One genomic window of Haemophilus haemolyticus includes the following:
- a CDS encoding glycosyltransferase family 25 protein, translating to MSAIENIVISMENATERRKHITEQFESKKLSFSFFNAYTYQSINQSINQSINQSIKPILHNIEESKILTKGEKGCLISHFLLWNKCVDENLEYLTIFEDDVILGENAEVFLNQNEWLKTRFDFNDIFIIRLETFLQPVKLEKQTKISPFYSRNFDILKSTHWGTAGYIISQSAAKYVIEYLKNIPSDEIVAVDELIFNKLVDADNYIVYQLNPAICIQELQANQSKSVLTSGLEKEREKRPKIRKKKTLKQRLTRIKENIIRALNRKKWKEQQCIKEMQGKEIVHFM from the coding sequence ATGAGTGCTATTGAAAATATTGTCATTAGTATGGAAAATGCAACTGAACGTCGCAAACATATTACTGAGCAATTTGAATCAAAAAAACTTTCATTTAGTTTCTTTAATGCGTACACTTATCAATCAATCAATCAATCAATCAATCAATCAATCAATCAATCAATCAAACCCATATTACATAATATAGAGGAATCCAAAATACTTACTAAAGGAGAAAAAGGCTGTTTAATTAGCCATTTCTTATTATGGAATAAGTGTGTGGATGAAAATTTGGAATATCTTACAATTTTTGAAGATGATGTAATTCTTGGCGAGAATGCGGAAGTATTTTTGAATCAAAATGAATGGTTAAAAACACGTTTTGATTTTAATGATATTTTTATTATTCGTTTAGAAACTTTTTTACAGCCAGTTAAACTTGAGAAACAAACTAAAATTTCACCTTTTTATTCTAGGAATTTTGATATTTTAAAATCAACTCATTGGGGAACTGCTGGTTATATTATTTCTCAAAGTGCGGCTAAATATGTAATTGAATACTTAAAGAATATTCCTTCTGATGAAATTGTTGCAGTTGATGAACTTATTTTTAATAAATTAGTTGATGCTGATAATTATATTGTCTATCAACTGAATCCAGCAATTTGTATTCAAGAACTCCAAGCCAATCAAAGTAAAAGTGTATTAACAAGTGGATTGGAAAAAGAACGAGAAAAACGTCCAAAAATCCGTAAGAAAAAAACATTGAAACAGCGTTTAACTCGGATAAAAGAAAATATTATACGAGCTTTAAATAGAAAAAAATGGAAAGAACAACAATGCATTAAAGAAATGCAAGGTAAAGAAATTGTTCATTTTATGTAG
- the apaH gene encoding bis(5'-nucleosyl)-tetraphosphatase (symmetrical) ApaH — protein MATYFVGDLQGCYDELQLLLERVSFNPTQDKLYLVGDLVARGDKSLECLRFVKSLGNAAQTVLGNHDLHLIATALGTKKVKPRDRVDAIFNAPDFNELIHWLRHQPLLVHSEELNFLMAHAGISPDWDLETAKSCAAEVEQILQHGDFHYLIENMYSEQPDRWSPDLQGLARHRYIINAFTRMRFCYLDHHFDFACKSPLKDAPADLTPWFNLGNPLYKQIPIVFGHWASLVDEPTPKGIYALDTGCVWNNRMTMLRWEDKQLFTQSAVKNYSNF, from the coding sequence ATGGCAACCTATTTCGTTGGTGATTTACAAGGCTGTTATGATGAATTACAGCTTTTATTAGAACGTGTGAGCTTCAATCCTACGCAAGATAAACTTTATCTTGTGGGGGATCTTGTGGCGCGTGGGGATAAATCACTTGAATGCCTTCGTTTCGTAAAATCACTTGGTAATGCAGCACAAACCGTACTAGGTAATCACGATTTACATTTAATTGCGACCGCACTGGGTACTAAAAAAGTAAAACCACGTGATCGCGTCGATGCCATTTTTAATGCACCCGATTTTAATGAACTGATTCATTGGTTACGCCACCAACCATTACTTGTCCACAGTGAAGAGTTAAACTTCCTGATGGCACACGCAGGTATCTCGCCTGATTGGGATTTGGAAACTGCGAAATCTTGTGCGGCCGAAGTTGAACAAATTTTGCAACACGGTGATTTTCATTATCTCATTGAAAATATGTATTCTGAACAGCCTGATCGCTGGTCGCCAGATTTACAGGGCTTAGCGCGTCATCGTTACATTATTAATGCTTTTACTCGAATGCGTTTTTGCTATTTGGATCATCACTTTGATTTTGCCTGTAAATCCCCTTTGAAAGATGCGCCAGCGGACCTCACTCCTTGGTTTAATTTGGGTAATCCACTTTATAAACAAATTCCCATTGTCTTTGGACATTGGGCAAGTTTAGTCGATGAGCCAACTCCAAAAGGTATTTATGCCTTGGATACAGGATGTGTGTGGAATAATCGGATGACCATGTTGCGTTGGGAAGACAAACAGCTCTTCACACAAAGCGCTGTCAAAAATTACAGTAATTTTTAA
- a CDS encoding glucose-6-phosphate 1-dehydrogenase family protein produces MLSLTAESCELFNIPFYQFAQMKKFCPEDIPAIKADYKLHWDNWKAIIQEVAKQLGTPFAKPHIESWTNGWQVRAHFFAYFKYEFNQNSAAIFSVLLNRRRLRVCLDWHCYRADRSQINVQQYNQWLDQFDFKQFADFDIWREGESEYDDFRQVKQMTKNDLILRSEEDFWCIGKSIEKSELGQINPVSFITQTIQALQPIYEYCHQ; encoded by the coding sequence ATGCTCTCGCTTACTGCTGAATCTTGTGAACTGTTCAATATTCCTTTCTATCAATTTGCCCAAATGAAAAAATTCTGTCCAGAAGATATTCCGGCAATTAAAGCGGATTACAAATTACATTGGGATAATTGGAAAGCGATTATTCAAGAAGTCGCAAAGCAACTTGGCACACCTTTTGCGAAACCGCATATTGAAAGTTGGACCAATGGCTGGCAAGTACGGGCGCATTTCTTCGCTTATTTTAAATACGAGTTTAACCAAAATTCTGCAGCAATCTTTTCTGTGCTATTAAATCGTCGCCGACTAAGAGTGTGTTTAGATTGGCATTGCTATCGTGCGGATCGCTCACAAATTAATGTGCAACAATATAATCAGTGGCTTGATCAATTTGATTTCAAACAATTTGCTGATTTTGATATTTGGCGAGAGGGCGAAAGTGAATATGATGATTTTCGCCAAGTAAAACAAATGACTAAAAACGATCTTATTTTACGCTCAGAAGAAGATTTTTGGTGCATAGGCAAAAGCATTGAAAAATCAGAGCTCGGTCAAATAAATCCTGTATCTTTTATTACTCAAACAATTCAAGCATTACAACCAATCTACGAATATTGCCATCAATAA
- a CDS encoding NAD(P)/FAD-dependent oxidoreductase, which yields MKNVVIVGGGAGGIELATFLGDKLGRKKQAKVTLVDRNATHLWKPLLHEIATGVMDDGTDSLSYRAHGKNHHFSFEQGSITRINREQKYVELAPVYGQEGDMLVVARRIPYDYLVIAIGSKSNDFNTKGVADNCIFLDSSDQALRFQQRMLELFLKFSENRALDDIGEEEFKQKLVDESKVNIAIVGGGATGVELTAELYHATEDLSSYGYGKIDNSCLQVTLVEAGPRLLPALPENLSAAVLDELQEMGANVKLNTMITEAQPNTLITKDGEEIKADLIVWAAGVRTSTVTQQFDGLELNRINQLVVKDTLQTTVDDSIFAIGDCAALMQPNGKLVPPRAQAAHQMAKACAKNIFALFEQKPLKAFKYNDKGTLVSLSSFTALGSISNKFGKNPLTVQGKFAQFAYVSLYRMHQHALHGCIKIGLIILVDKLNRYLKPRLKLH from the coding sequence ATGAAAAACGTCGTGATCGTTGGCGGTGGCGCCGGCGGCATAGAGTTAGCGACATTTTTAGGCGACAAATTAGGTCGTAAAAAACAGGCTAAAGTGACGCTTGTGGATCGCAATGCGACCCACTTGTGGAAACCCTTATTGCATGAAATTGCCACAGGTGTGATGGATGATGGCACGGATTCTCTTAGCTATCGTGCACACGGGAAAAACCACCATTTTAGCTTTGAACAAGGTTCAATCACACGTATTAATCGTGAGCAAAAATATGTTGAACTTGCCCCCGTTTATGGGCAAGAAGGCGATATGCTCGTGGTTGCACGTCGTATTCCTTATGATTATTTAGTGATTGCAATTGGCAGTAAATCGAATGATTTCAATACAAAAGGCGTGGCTGATAACTGTATTTTCTTAGACAGCTCTGATCAAGCACTTCGCTTCCAACAAAGAATGTTGGAATTATTCCTTAAATTTTCAGAAAACCGTGCATTAGACGATATTGGTGAAGAAGAATTTAAACAGAAATTAGTCGATGAGAGCAAAGTCAATATTGCGATTGTTGGCGGTGGTGCTACTGGTGTGGAATTAACTGCTGAGCTTTATCATGCGACTGAAGACTTATCTTCTTACGGTTACGGTAAAATTGATAATTCTTGCTTGCAAGTCACCTTAGTTGAAGCGGGGCCTCGATTATTGCCTGCTCTACCTGAAAATTTATCTGCTGCGGTATTAGATGAATTACAAGAAATGGGTGCAAATGTGAAATTAAATACGATGATCACAGAAGCTCAACCAAATACACTTATCACCAAAGATGGCGAAGAAATCAAAGCTGATCTGATTGTGTGGGCTGCGGGTGTTCGTACCTCAACCGTAACACAGCAATTCGATGGATTAGAGCTTAACCGCATCAATCAATTAGTGGTAAAAGATACCCTTCAAACTACGGTAGATGACAGTATTTTTGCCATTGGTGACTGTGCGGCATTAATGCAACCAAACGGTAAATTAGTCCCGCCAAGAGCGCAAGCAGCACATCAAATGGCAAAAGCTTGTGCGAAAAATATCTTTGCACTTTTTGAGCAAAAACCATTAAAAGCATTCAAATACAACGATAAAGGAACCTTGGTTTCTCTTTCAAGCTTTACCGCATTGGGGAGCATTTCAAATAAATTTGGGAAAAACCCACTGACTGTTCAAGGTAAATTTGCACAATTTGCCTATGTATCCTTATATAGAATGCATCAACATGCTTTACATGGTTGCATTAAAATTGGATTGATTATTCTGGTTGATAAACTTAATCGTTATTTAAAACCAAGATTAAAATTACACTAG
- the rseB gene encoding sigma-E factor regulatory protein RseB, with protein MKKIALKFTALSLSLLLSSIASAEELSAKQSLDKMTQALDNLNYEIAFVQTTPSNMDSFRYRHIKKDNKTYAQLVTLDGRQQEIIQRDNLVSYFQPNTQAFTLNSGNIVDAMPAVVHADFDKLSSVYDFIKIGKDRVAGRFADMIRIVPKDDFRYQYLVFVDEENGLLLRGDMLDSEGKLLDQFRVVTLYIDDRLRGLTEYINKVSMPPLLKESKNEQSSDITWSAGWLPQGFSLIRYTQETLENEVVDSALYSDGLFTFTLFVSNAGSNVLPENSWKQGAYTIYSEVNGGKEITFIGQLPIAAAKRIVQEVKFR; from the coding sequence ATGAAAAAAATCGCGTTAAAATTTACCGCACTTTCTCTTTCTTTACTATTAAGTAGCATTGCTTCTGCTGAAGAGCTTTCTGCGAAGCAGTCTTTAGATAAAATGACACAAGCATTGGATAATCTCAATTATGAAATTGCCTTTGTTCAAACAACGCCATCAAATATGGATTCCTTTCGCTATCGTCATATTAAGAAAGATAATAAAACTTATGCGCAATTAGTGACGCTTGATGGTCGTCAACAAGAAATTATTCAACGTGATAATTTAGTCAGTTATTTTCAGCCAAATACTCAAGCATTTACGCTTAATAGTGGCAACATAGTCGATGCAATGCCAGCTGTTGTTCACGCTGATTTTGATAAACTTTCTTCAGTTTATGATTTTATAAAAATAGGTAAAGATCGAGTGGCTGGGCGTTTTGCTGATATGATTCGTATTGTCCCTAAAGATGATTTCCGATATCAGTATTTAGTGTTTGTAGACGAAGAAAATGGTTTATTGTTACGCGGCGATATGCTTGATAGTGAAGGTAAATTACTTGATCAGTTTAGAGTTGTAACGCTTTATATCGACGATAGACTAAGAGGGTTGACGGAGTATATTAACAAAGTCTCAATGCCCCCTTTGTTGAAAGAAAGTAAAAATGAACAAAGTTCAGATATAACTTGGTCTGCAGGTTGGTTGCCACAAGGTTTTTCTTTAATTCGATATACTCAAGAAACATTAGAAAATGAAGTTGTAGATAGTGCGCTATATAGCGATGGTTTATTTACTTTTACACTATTTGTTTCTAATGCAGGCTCTAATGTTTTGCCAGAAAATAGTTGGAAACAAGGGGCATATACGATTTATAGTGAAGTGAATGGCGGAAAAGAAATTACTTTTATCGGGCAATTGCCCATAGCTGCAGCTAAGCGAATTGTACAAGAAGTTAAATTTCGATAA
- a CDS encoding sigma-E factor negative regulatory protein, whose translation MQKEQLSAYMDGEQVEAGLTDALLKDEELQESWQAFHAVRAVMRKESYLFLGADFTAKMAALIESEEVKKVDVIAVSQPEPKDTHNSVFMQKLKAFFAPMTQVAVAAGVCLVAVLGVQSFNNKNDASNLPETPVLQTLPFNNAVQEVSYNAPSKDTLTSDQLEQKSRRIGAMLQNYELQRRMHADALNVSSNSQK comes from the coding sequence ATGCAAAAAGAGCAACTTTCAGCCTATATGGATGGCGAACAAGTCGAGGCTGGCTTGACAGATGCTTTATTGAAAGACGAAGAATTACAAGAATCTTGGCAGGCATTCCATGCTGTACGAGCAGTGATGCGTAAAGAAAGCTACTTGTTTCTAGGGGCTGATTTTACCGCTAAAATGGCAGCTTTAATTGAATCTGAAGAAGTGAAGAAAGTCGATGTCATTGCGGTGTCTCAACCTGAACCAAAAGATACACATAATTCTGTATTTATGCAAAAACTAAAAGCGTTCTTTGCGCCAATGACGCAAGTTGCTGTTGCTGCTGGTGTATGTTTGGTGGCGGTACTTGGTGTTCAATCTTTCAATAATAAAAACGATGCGTCTAATTTACCTGAGACTCCAGTATTGCAAACCTTGCCATTTAATAATGCGGTTCAAGAGGTTAGCTATAATGCGCCGAGTAAAGATACATTGACATCAGATCAGCTTGAACAAAAAAGTCGCCGTATTGGTGCGATGTTACAGAACTATGAATTACAACGTCGTATGCATGCCGATGCATTAAATGTAAGTAGTAATAGTCAGAAATAA
- the rpoE gene encoding RNA polymerase sigma factor RpoE produces MAEQLTDQALVERVQQGDKKAFNLLVSRYQNKVAGLLTRYVSRNDIPDVVQESFIKAYRSIESFRGESAFYTWLYRIAVNTAKNYLTAQGRRPPNEDILAEDAENYDVGTHLRDVDTPENEMLSSELERIVFSTIHSLPEDLKTAITLRELEGLSYEEIAEIMDCPVGTVRSRIFRAREIIENKIQPLMQRE; encoded by the coding sequence ATGGCTGAACAGCTAACAGATCAGGCTTTGGTAGAAAGAGTGCAGCAAGGGGATAAGAAAGCCTTCAATTTGTTGGTTTCTCGTTATCAGAATAAAGTGGCGGGGCTTTTGACTCGCTATGTATCACGTAACGATATTCCTGATGTGGTGCAAGAATCCTTTATAAAGGCTTATCGCTCAATTGAATCTTTTCGTGGCGAAAGTGCTTTCTATACATGGCTTTATCGAATTGCCGTCAATACGGCAAAAAATTATTTAACGGCTCAAGGACGTCGTCCACCTAATGAAGATATTTTAGCTGAGGATGCTGAAAATTATGATGTGGGTACGCACTTGCGGGATGTAGATACACCCGAAAATGAAATGTTATCTAGTGAACTTGAACGAATTGTGTTTAGTACGATTCACAGTTTGCCAGAAGATTTAAAAACAGCAATCACCTTGCGAGAGCTAGAAGGTTTAAGCTATGAAGAGATTGCAGAAATTATGGATTGCCCTGTTGGTACTGTTCGTTCTCGTATTTTCCGAGCAAGGGAAATTATTGAGAATAAAATTCAACCACTGATGCAACGTGAATAA
- a CDS encoding succinate dehydrogenase assembly factor 2: MEKYNKLRIEWDCRRGMLELDKIIMPFYLKHFDELTDDKKDIFIRLLASTDLQLFSWFFNRGQSSDSEIQSMVEYIQNVQKITTN, translated from the coding sequence ATGGAAAAATATAATAAACTCCGTATTGAATGGGATTGCCGCCGAGGAATGTTGGAGTTGGATAAAATCATTATGCCTTTTTATTTGAAGCATTTTGATGAATTAACAGATGACAAAAAAGATATATTTATTCGTTTATTAGCAAGTACAGATCTGCAGCTATTTTCTTGGTTTTTTAATCGTGGTCAATCATCAGATTCAGAAATTCAATCTATGGTGGAATATATCCAAAACGTACAAAAAATCACAACTAATTAA
- the mscL gene encoding large-conductance mechanosensitive channel protein MscL has protein sequence MSFIKEFREFAMRGNVVDMAVGVIIGGAFGKIVSSLVSDIFMPVLGILTGGIDFKDMKFVLAQPQGDVPAVTLNYGVFIQNVIDFIIIAFAIFMMIKALNKVRKPEEKKAGPTSEDLLTEIRDLLKNK, from the coding sequence ATGAGTTTTATTAAAGAATTTCGCGAATTTGCAATGCGCGGTAATGTTGTAGATATGGCTGTCGGTGTGATTATCGGTGGTGCGTTTGGTAAGATCGTAAGTTCACTTGTTAGTGATATTTTTATGCCTGTGCTTGGTATTTTAACGGGTGGCATTGATTTCAAAGATATGAAATTTGTATTGGCTCAACCACAAGGCGATGTTCCAGCTGTTACTTTAAACTACGGTGTGTTTATTCAGAATGTGATTGATTTCATTATTATTGCTTTTGCAATCTTTATGATGATTAAGGCACTTAATAAAGTGAGAAAACCAGAAGAGAAAAAAGCAGGTCCTACATCGGAAGATTTGCTCACAGAAATTCGTGACTTATTAAAGAATAAATAA
- the tnpA gene encoding IS200/IS605 family transposase yields MVFIPKYRRKAIYGKLRADIGQILRQLCDYKNVEIIEAHAMPDHIHMLLKIPPKISVLGFMDYLKGKSALMIFERHANLKYRYGNRHFWAKGFFVSTVGLNTKVVEDYIRNQEKEDMVQDNLSTKEHVDPFKGVIKEIIRRGCQFSQAP; encoded by the coding sequence ATTGTATTTATCCCGAAGTACAGAAGAAAAGCAATTTATGGAAAGTTAAGAGCAGATATAGGTCAAATATTGAGGCAGTTATGTGACTATAAAAATGTGGAGATAATAGAAGCGCATGCAATGCCAGACCATATCCATATGCTCTTAAAAATCCCACCTAAAATATCAGTATTAGGTTTTATGGACTATCTGAAGGGGAAGTCAGCGCTGATGATTTTTGAAAGACACGCGAACTTAAAATATAGATATGGAAATAGGCATTTCTGGGCGAAAGGATTTTTTGTCAGCACAGTAGGGTTAAATACAAAAGTGGTAGAGGATTATATAAGAAACCAAGAAAAAGAAGATATGGTTCAAGATAATTTATCAACGAAAGAACATGTTGACCCCTTTAAGGGGGTAATTAAGGAAATAATTAGACGCGGTTGTCAGTTCTCACAAGCCCCTTGA
- the rplQ gene encoding 50S ribosomal protein L17 — protein sequence MRHRKSGRQLNRNSSHRQAMFRNLASALVSHEIIKTTLPKAKELRRVVEPLITLAKVDSVANRRLAFARTRNVETVAKLFNELGPRFAQRAGGYTRILKCGFRAGDNAPMAYIELVDRPEVAEAATEE from the coding sequence ATGCGCCATCGTAAGAGTGGTCGTCAACTAAACCGTAATAGCAGCCATCGCCAAGCGATGTTTCGTAACTTAGCAAGTGCTTTAGTTAGTCATGAAATCATTAAGACTACTTTGCCTAAAGCTAAAGAATTACGCCGTGTAGTTGAACCGTTAATTACATTAGCAAAAGTAGATAGCGTTGCAAACCGTCGTTTAGCATTCGCTCGTACTCGCAACGTTGAAACTGTTGCAAAATTATTTAATGAATTAGGTCCACGTTTTGCTCAACGTGCAGGTGGTTACACTCGCATTTTGAAATGTGGTTTCCGTGCAGGCGATAATGCACCAATGGCATACATTGAGTTAGTTGATCGCCCAGAAGTTGCTGAAGCAGCTACTGAGGAATAA
- a CDS encoding DNA-directed RNA polymerase subunit alpha, with amino-acid sequence MQGSVTEFLKPRLVDIEQISSTHAKVILEPLERGFGHTLGNALRRILLSSMPGCAVTEVEIDGVLHEYSSKEGVQEDILEVLLNLKGLAVKVQNKDDVILTLNKSGIGPVVAADITHDGDVEIVNPNHVICHLTDENASISMRIRVQRGRGYVPASARTHSQAEERPIGRLLVDACYSPVDRIAYNVEAARVEQRTDLDKLVIELETNGTLEPEEAIRRAATILAEQLDAFVDLRDVRQPEIKEEKPEFDPILLRPVDDLELTVRSANCLKAETIHYIGDLVQRTEVELLKTPNLGKKSLTEIKDVLASRGLSLGMRLENWPPASIAED; translated from the coding sequence ATGCAGGGTTCTGTTACAGAATTTTTAAAACCACGTTTAGTAGATATTGAACAAATTAGTTCAACTCATGCTAAAGTGATCTTAGAGCCGTTAGAGCGTGGTTTTGGCCATACTCTAGGTAATGCATTACGTCGTATCCTTCTGTCTTCAATGCCAGGTTGTGCTGTAACTGAAGTGGAAATTGATGGCGTATTGCACGAATATAGTAGTAAGGAAGGTGTTCAAGAAGATATTCTTGAAGTTCTTTTAAACCTTAAAGGTCTAGCGGTTAAAGTACAGAATAAAGATGATGTTATTCTGACACTAAATAAATCTGGAATTGGCCCTGTTGTTGCAGCGGATATCACCCATGATGGTGATGTTGAAATTGTGAATCCGAATCATGTAATCTGTCACTTAACTGACGAAAATGCATCAATCAGTATGCGTATTCGAGTTCAGCGTGGTAGAGGATATGTTCCAGCTTCAGCTCGCACTCATAGTCAAGCGGAAGAGCGTCCAATTGGTCGCTTACTTGTTGATGCTTGTTACAGCCCAGTTGATCGCATTGCATATAATGTTGAGGCAGCTCGTGTTGAGCAACGTACTGACCTAGATAAACTTGTTATCGAGTTAGAAACTAATGGTACGCTTGAGCCTGAAGAAGCAATTCGTCGTGCTGCAACAATCTTAGCAGAGCAACTCGATGCATTCGTTGATTTGCGTGATGTTCGTCAACCTGAGATTAAGGAAGAAAAACCGGAATTTGATCCGATTTTATTACGTCCTGTAGATGATTTAGAGTTGACAGTTCGTTCTGCTAACTGTTTGAAAGCAGAAACAATTCATTATATCGGTGATTTAGTACAACGTACAGAAGTTGAATTATTAAAAACACCTAATCTTGGTAAGAAATCTCTTACTGAAATTAAGGATGTGCTCGCTTCACGTGGCTTGTCACTTGGTATGCGCCTTGAAAATTGGCCACCAGCAAGTATTGCTGAAGACTAG
- the rpsD gene encoding 30S ribosomal protein S4 — protein MARYLGPKLKLSRREGTDLFLKSGVRAIDSKCKIDTAPGQHGARKPRLSDYGSQLREKQKVRRIYGILERQFRNYYKEANRLKGNTGENLLVLLEGRLDNVVYRMGFAATRAEARQLVSHKAIVVNGRVVNIPSFQVSVNDVVAVREKSKKQARIKASLELAEQREKPTWLEVDSAKMEGVFKRVPERSDLSADINEHLIVELYSK, from the coding sequence ATGGCAAGATATTTGGGTCCAAAACTCAAGCTCAGCCGTCGTGAAGGTACTGATTTATTTCTTAAATCAGGCGTGCGTGCGATTGATTCAAAATGTAAAATTGATACAGCACCTGGTCAACATGGTGCTCGTAAACCGCGTTTGTCTGACTATGGTAGTCAATTACGTGAAAAACAAAAAGTTCGTCGTATCTATGGTATTTTAGAACGTCAATTCCGTAACTACTATAAAGAAGCAAACCGTTTAAAAGGTAACACTGGTGAAAATTTATTAGTGTTATTAGAAGGTAGATTGGATAACGTTGTTTATCGCATGGGATTTGCTGCAACTCGTGCAGAAGCTCGCCAATTAGTGAGCCATAAAGCGATTGTTGTAAATGGTCGTGTTGTTAACATTCCATCTTTCCAAGTTTCTGTAAATGATGTTGTTGCTGTTCGTGAGAAATCTAAAAAACAAGCACGTATTAAAGCATCATTAGAATTAGCAGAACAAAGAGAAAAACCAACATGGTTAGAAGTTGATTCTGCAAAAATGGAAGGTGTGTTCAAACGTGTTCCTGAACGTTCTGATTTATCAGCAGATATTAACGAACATCTGATCGTTGAGCTTTACTCTAAATAA
- the rpsK gene encoding 30S ribosomal protein S11 gives MAKTPVRARKRVKKQVVDGVAHIHASFNNTIVTITDRQGNALAWATAGGSGFRGSRKSTPFAAQVAAERCAEIVKEFGLKNLEVMVKGPGPGRESTIRALNAAGFRITNITDVTPIPHNGCRPPKKRRV, from the coding sequence ATGGCTAAAACACCAGTTCGTGCACGTAAACGTGTAAAAAAACAAGTCGTAGATGGCGTAGCACATATTCACGCATCTTTCAATAATACAATCGTTACTATTACTGACCGTCAAGGTAACGCTCTAGCATGGGCGACTGCAGGTGGTTCAGGTTTCCGCGGTTCTCGTAAATCTACCCCGTTCGCTGCGCAAGTTGCTGCTGAACGTTGTGCTGAAATTGTTAAAGAATTCGGCTTAAAGAACTTGGAAGTTATGGTTAAAGGTCCGGGTCCAGGTCGTGAATCTACAATTCGCGCGTTAAACGCAGCGGGTTTCCGTATCACGAATATTACTGATGTGACTCCGATTCCTCATAACGGTTGTCGTCCACCGAAAAAACGTCGCGTTTAA
- the rpsM gene encoding 30S ribosomal protein S13, whose amino-acid sequence MARIAGINIPDHKHAVIALTAIYGIGKTRSKAICAAAGIAEDVKIRELSEEQIDKLRDEVGKFTVEGDLRREVTLNIKRLLDLGCYRGLRHRRSLPVRGQRTKTNARTRKGPRKPIKK is encoded by the coding sequence GTGGCCCGTATTGCAGGCATTAACATTCCTGATCACAAACACGCTGTAATCGCTTTAACTGCAATTTACGGTATTGGTAAGACTCGCTCTAAAGCTATTTGTGCTGCAGCGGGTATTGCTGAGGATGTTAAGATCAGAGAATTGTCTGAAGAGCAGATTGACAAACTGCGTGACGAAGTTGGTAAATTTACCGTTGAAGGTGATTTACGTCGTGAAGTAACACTAAACATCAAACGTCTTTTAGACTTAGGTTGTTATCGTGGTTTACGTCACCGTCGTAGTTTACCGGTACGTGGTCAACGTACTAAAACTAATGCGCGTACCCGTAAGGGTCCACGTAAGCCGATCAAAAAATAG
- the rpmJ gene encoding 50S ribosomal protein L36, with protein MKVRASVKKMCRNCKIVKREGVVRVLCSDPKHKQRQG; from the coding sequence ATGAAAGTTCGTGCTTCCGTAAAGAAAATGTGTCGTAACTGTAAAATTGTTAAACGTGAAGGTGTTGTACGAGTATTGTGCAGCGATCCTAAACATAAACAACGTCAAGGTTAA